CTGCTCAATATCTCGCACAGCGGCGCCAAGCTGGATGCCGAGACGCCACCGGCGCGCGGCGAGGCCGTCACGCTGATCCACGGCGATCTCACCGTCTCCGGCAAGGTGGCATGGGTCGAGGAAAACCGCTTCGGCGTTGCCTTCGACACGTCGATCGACGAGCGCTTCCTCGTCACCCGGGGACAGCAGCACCTGCACGGTTGATCCCGGGCGGCGCGCGGCCCGATCCTCGCCGCCTCGTTCTTCTTCTTCTTCGGACGCTCGATCGCCGCGCATGCGGCCACCGGCGGTGCTTGCGCGACCGGCCGCGGCGCGCCAAGCCGGCGACAGGCGTTGTGCTGCCGAAGGAGACCCCATGCCCGCGTTCGACCCCAAGACCACCGCCCTCATCCTCATCGATCTCCAGAAGGGGATCGTCGCGATGGACCTCGCGCCCCGCACCGGCGCCGAGATCGTGACCACCTCGCACGCGCTCGCCGCCCGCTTCCGCGAAGCCGGCGCGCCTGTGATCCTCGTCCATGTCGATTTCCAGCCCGGCGAGGCCCCGTCTCAGGCGGTCGACGCGCCGATGGGCGGCGGCGAGCGCCCGGCCGACTGGGCCGAGCTGGTCGAAGGCGTCCGCCACGACGGCGACGTCATCGTGCTCAAGCATCATTGGGGCGCCTTCACCGGCACCGACCTCGACCTGCAACTGCGCCGGCGCGGGGTGAAGACCGTGCTGATCGGCGGCATCGCCACCAATTTCGGCGTCGAATCGACCGCGCGATCGGCATGGGAACACAGCTACGACGTCGTGATCGTCGAGGACGCCTGCACCTCCGCCAAGGCCGAGCTGCACGATTTCGCGGTGAAGGCGATCTTCCCGCGGATCAGCCGCGTCGTGACGACCGACGCGATCCACTTCGGCTGAGCCGGCGGATCGTGGAGCGCTCAGGGCGCTCCCCGATCCGTTTCATCCTTGCCTCAAACCAACCCGTTCGTCCCGAGCGAAGTCGAGGGACCGTTCGCGCACCATGTGAAGCCCGTGCCTCGACTTCGCTCGGCACGAACGGATGGAACTCGTCCTATGCCATCCCCGCCCCTACAGGGCGCCGTGGCAGTGCTTGTACTTGTTGCCCGATCCGCACGGACATGGCGCATTGCGGCTGATCTGGTCGTCCCAGGTCGATGGGTCCGTGCCGAGATTGCTCTCGGGCATTTCCGGCTGCGGAATCTGCATCGGCGCGATGCGGGTGGTGACGAAGCCATGATCATAGCCATCGCGATCGGCGGTATCGTCGGTCGCGGTGAAGGGATCCAGATGGGTGGTCAGGAATTCCGGCAGCTCGGGCAGTTCCGGCGGCGCCTGGAAATGGACCTGGGCCAGGATGCGGGTGACGTCCTCGCGGATGGTCTCGAGCATCCGCTCGAACATCGCGAAGGCTTCCTGCTTATATTCGTTGATCGGCGTCTTCTGCGCATAGGCGCGCAGATGGATGACCTGGCGCAACGCATCGAGCCGCGACAGATGGTCCTTCCAATGCTCGTCCAGCGACTGGAGCAGCACGCTCTTCTCGATGCCGCGCCAGGAATCGACGGTGATCTCGGCGATCTTCGCCTCGATCTGGGCATCGGCCTGCGCCTTGATCCGCTCGGCCAGGATTTCCGGCTCGATGCCCTCCTCGGCCACCCATTCCAGGATCGGCAGATCGACCGCGAAGATCTCGAGCACCCGCGCGTGCAGGCCTTCGCCGTCCCACTGCTCCGGATAGGAGCCGATCGGGCAGGCATCGCCGACCAGCGCCGAGACGGTCTCGCCGCGCATCTCGTCGGTCACGTCGTCAACGGTGGCGGCGTCCATGATGTCGGAGCGCTGCTCATAGATGATCTTGCGCTGGTCGTTCATCACGTCGTCATATTCGACGACCTGCTTGCGGACGTCGTAATTGCGCGCCTCGACCTTCTTCTGCGCGGTCTCGATCGCCTTGGTGATCCACGGCGAGATGATCGCCTCGCCATCCTCGAGATTCTTGTTCATCATCCGTGCGAACAGGGTCTGCGGGCCGAAGATGCGCAGCAGATCGTCGTCGAGGCTGAGGTAGAAGCGGCTGAGGCCGGGATCGCCCTGGCGGCCCGAGCGGCCGCGCAGCTGGTTGTCGATACGGCGGCTTTCGTGGCGCTCGGTGCCGAGCACGAACAGCCCGCCATGGGCGAGCACCGAGGCCTTCTCGGCCTCGATCTCGATGCGGATCGCGGCGGCGCGCGCCTCATATTCGGGCGTACCCTCGACCAGATCGGGATGCTCGTCGAGCATCCGGAATTCGAGATTGCCGCCGAGCTGGATGTCGGTGCCGCGCCCCGCCATGTTGGTGGCGATGGTGACGGCGCCGATGCGCCCCGCCTGCGCGACGATATGCGCCTCGCTCTCGTGATGGCGCGCGTTCAGCACCTTATGGGCGACCTGCTCCTTCTGGAGGAACTCGCTCAGCAGTTCAGACTTCTCGATCGAGACGGTGCCGACGAGGATCGGCTGGCCGCCGGTCTCCTGCTTCTGCCGGATCGCCTTGGCGATGGCGCCGAACTTGTCGTGTATGCTCTTGTAGAATTCGTCGTCGTCGTCCTGGCGCTGCACCGGCACGTTGGTCGGGATGGTGACCACGTTCATCTTGTAGATTTCGAAGAATTCGGAGGCTTCGGTCGACGCGGTGCCGGTCATGCCGCCGAGCTTCGGGTACATGCGGAAATAATTCTGGAAGGTGATCGAGGCGAGCGTCTGGTTCTCCGGCTCGATCTTGACGCCTTCCTTGGCCTCCACCGCCTGGTGAAGCCCGTCCGACCAGCGCCGGCCGTCCATCATGCGGCCGGTGAACTCGTCGATGATGATGACCTTGTCGTCCTTGACGATATAGTCGATGTCGCGCTTGAACACGGCATTGGCCTTCAAGGCCTGGTTCAGATGGTGAACCACCTGGGTGTTCTCATAGTCGTAGAGATTGTCGCCCTCGAGCAGACCGGCGGTTTCCAGCATCCGCTCGATCTTCTCGGTGCCGTCCTCGGTGAGGATCACCGAGCGCGCCTTCTCGTCCAGCTCATAATCGTCGGGGGTCAGGTTCTTCACCACCGCGTCGACGCTCATATAGAGCTCGGACTTGTCGTCGGTCGGGCCGGAGATGATCAGCGGGGTGCGCGCCTCGTCGATCAGGATCGAGTCCACCTCGTCCACGATCGCGAAATTGAACGGCCGCTGCACCATCTGCGAGCGATCATATTTCATGTTGTCGCGCAGATAATCAAAGCCGAACTCGTTGTTCGTGCCGTAGGTAATGTCGGCATGATAGGCGGCGCGCCGCTCATGATCGGGCACGTTGGGCACGATCACGCCGGTGGTCAGCCCCATGAACCGATAGACCTGGCCCATCCAGCCCGCATCGCGGCTGGCAAGATAGTCGTTCACGGTGATGACGTGGACGCCCTTGCCGGTGAGCGCGTTCAGGTAGGTGGCGAGCGTCGCCACCAGCGTCTTGCCCTCGCCGGTGCGCATCTCGGCGATCTCGCCGCGGTGGAGCACCATGCCGCCGATCATCTGGACGTCGTAATGGCGCTGGCCGAGCACGCGCTTGGCGGCTTCGCGGATCGTGGCGAAGGCTTCGGGGAGCAGATCGTCGAGCGTCTCGCCCTGCTCCATGCGGGCACGGAACAGCACCGTCTGGTTGGCGAGCGCGGCGTCGTCCAGCGCGGCGATGGCGGGCTCCAGCGCCGCGATCTTGGCGACGGTGGCGCGCAGCGACTTGACGTAACGGTCGTTGGACGAACCGAAGATGGACTTGGCGAGGCCGCCGAACATGCGCGTTCCTAAACGTGAGTGACGGCGGGGAACGGACACGGAAAACCGCGCCCGGAACACCCGCGCGAGCAGGCGGTTGATCTAGGGACGGGGCAAGGGGGTGTCAATTCGGGCGGGGTGGAGAAGATGCTGTCTTCGCATCCCCGATCGTCACGATCGTCCGGGTCGTCACATGCCGTCTGCCGGATAGAGAGTCCATTTCGGGAGGCAGAGCGACCTTCGTGCCGGCGAACATGGTACAGAGCGCAGCGATACCCGCCGTCATCGCCGACGATCCCTGGGCGGTCATCGTCGTCGTGCAATTGCTGACCACGCCCTGCGGATCGACATCGAAAGACACCTGGATATCGACGGGTGCGATCGGTATCGGCGCCGGCTGGGGAATCTGCCAGCGCACCGAACTGCTATAGGTCGCGGCGATCGGATGGCCGGATGCATCCATCGCCGGACTGAAACGCGCGCGCCGCACCAGAAGCTCGCAGGCAGTCTGGTCCAGTTCGTCGCTGCCGCTCGTGGCCGTGACCGTACAGCGGGCCACCGCACCGTCCGCGTCGATGTCGAGCCGAAAGCCGGTCGCGCCTTCCACCTTCAGCCTGATCGCATCGGCAGGATAATCCTCGGAGGTGATCCAATCGCCGGGATAACCCAGCGGCCTCGCGAATTTTGCCTTCGATGCCGCATTCCCGTGAAGCGACAGGTCGATCGGCGCACCGATGCCGGTCCCGGACACGGTTCCCAACATGAGCAGCAACAAAAGCATGGACATCCCACTCTCCGCCCGCCACCGAGCCTAGCCGACCATCCCGCCCCAAATCCAGAGGCCAGCCGATGTCCGACGCCGTCTCCCCGCTCGCCACGCCCTTCCCTGCCATGCCCGCGATCGCCGGCGTCCGCACCGCGACGGTGCGCGCCGGCTACAAGGCGTGGGACCGCACCGATTTGACGCTCGCGCTGTTCGACGAGGGCACGGCGGTCGCCGGCGTCACCACCCAGTCCAGATGCCCCTCGCCCGAGGTCGAATGGTGCCGCGCCGCGCTGCCGCTCGGCCGGGTGCGGGCGCTGGTGGTGAATGCCGGCAACAGCAACGCCTTCACCGGCCATCGCGGCCGCGCCGCGGTGGAGGCGATCGCGGCACGGGTGGCGGCGAGCATCGGCTGCCAGCCCTCCGACGTGTTCGTCGCCTCGACCGGAGTGATCGGCGTGCCGCTCCCGATCCCGACCGCGGAAGCCGGGGTCGATGCCGCGCTGGTCGCGCCCGAGACCGGCTGGGAGGCAGTCGCGGCCGCCATCTCCACCACCGATACCTTCCCCAAGGGCGCGATCGCGCGCGCCGTGATCGGCGACCGGACGGTCAACATCGTCGGCGTCATCAAGGGATCGGGCATGATCGCGCCGGACATGGCGACGATGCTCGGCTTCATCTTCACCGACGCGGCGATCGATCCGCTCTTCCTCCAGCAGATGCTCAACGCCGCCAACGGCCGGAGTTTCTCCTGCATCACCGTGGACGGCGACACCTCGACCTCCGACACGGTGCTGGCCTTCGCCACCGGCAAGGCCGGCAACGCCCCGCTCGCCTCTCATGACGATGCCGGCGCCGACGCCTTCGCCGCCGCACTGGCGGACGTCTGCCTGCAACTCGCGCAGTTGGTGGTCCGCGATGGCGAGGGCGCGTCCAAGTTCATCGAGATCGAAGTGGCCGGGGCGGAGAGCGACGACAGTGCGCGGACGATCGCGCTTTCGATCGCCAACTCGCCGCTGGTCAAGACCGCCATCGCCGGCGAGGACGCCAATTGGGGCCGCGTCGTCATGGCGGTCGGCAAGGCGGGCGAGCCGGCCGAGCGCGACCGCCTCGCGATCCGCTTCGGCGATACCCAGGTCGCTGCCGGCGGGCTGGCGGTGGAGGGCTATGACGAGGCGCCGGTCGCCGCCCATCTGAAGGGGCAGGATGTGCGGATCGGCGTCGATCTCGGCCTCGGCGAGGGTCATGCGACGGTGTGGACCTGCGATCTCACCCATGGCTACATCTCGATCAACGCCGATTACCGGAGCTGACGGCCATGCTGACCGGCGGATGTGCATGCGGCACGATACGCTATCGGATCGCCGGGCCGGCCTATGATACCGGCTGGTGCCATTGCCGCCTGTGCCAGAAGAGTTCGGGCGCACCGGCGATGGTGTTCACCACCTGCGCGCTGAACGATTTCGTGGTCGAACAGGGCGGCGACGCGCTCGGCACCGTCCGGCTGGTGGACTATGGCGAACGCGGCTTCTGCACGCGCTGCGGCACCTCGCTGACCGTCCATGTCGATTACCAGAAGCACGAGATCGACGTCGCCTGCGCCAGCCTCGACGATCCGGAGGCGGTGACGCCCGGCTTCCACATCTTCCACGACCAGAAGATCGGCTGGGTGAAGCTCGCCGATGGACTGCCCACCTATGATGGCTTCGGCGTCGACGGACGCGGCCTGATGCCCGGAGATCGCCCGCAATGAGCCCCTACCACGCCGCCGTCGATGGCCTGATGCGCAAAATCGGGCGCGACGTCGTGATGGCCCGCTTCCGCAATCTCGGCGCCGCCGACATCGAGGAGAAGGCCAAGGACGATTACGTCACCGTCGCCGACAAGGAATCGGAGGCCAGGCTCACCGAAGGGCTGATGGCGATCCTGCCCGGCAGCCATGTCGTCGGCGAGGAAGCGGTCGCCGCCGATCCCGCCGTGGTGGAGCGGATCACCGAGGGGCGTGCCTGGATCGTCGATCCGATCGACGGCACCGGCAATTATGCTGCCGGCCGCACCCCGTTCGCGATCATGGTCGCGTTGGCCGAAGACGGCGTGGTGCAGGCTGGCTGGATCCTCGATCCGTCGACCGGGCGGATGTGCCATGCCGCACGCGGCCAGGGCACCTTCATCGACAATCACCGCTTCATGGCGCGGGCGAGCGGCGCGCCGCTGCCGATCGCCGCGCTGGCGACCCGCTACCTGCCGGCAGAGGTCCGCACCGACGTCGAGCGCCGTGCCGACGGGCATCTGACCATCGCCGACGCTCCGCATTGCGCGGGCGAGCAATATCCGCGGGTCATGATGGGCCAGAATGACGTGGCGCTGTTCTGGCGCGCGATGCCGTGGGACCATGCCCCCGGCGCGCTGATCCTCGAGGAGGCCGGCGGCCGCGTCGCGCGCCTCGACGGCACGCCCTACAGGCTGGGCGACGACAGGAGCGGAATATTGATCGCCGCCTCGCCCCGGCTGTGGGACGAGACGGCGAGCTTGCTGTTCGGCTAAGCCTTACAGCGCCGGAAGCTTACAGCGATTCTTCGATGAACGCCTTGAGCCGGCTCTTCGGCGCGGCTCCCACCTGGGTCGCCGCCGGCGCGCCGCCCTTGAACAGGATCATCGTCGGGATGCCGCGCACGCCATATTTGCCCGGCGCATCCGGATTCTCGTCGATGTTGAGCTTGGCGATCGTCACCTTCTCGCCGAGTTCGTCGGACAACTCCTCGAGCGCCGGCCCGATCATCTTGCAGGGGCCGCACCATTCCGCCCAGAAATCGACCAGCACGGGGCCGTCGGCGGAGAGAACGTCGGCCTGGAAGCTGGCGTCGGTGATCGTCTTGGTAGCCATGGAACAATACTCCTGTTCGCTTTGATGTCCGATGTAGGCGGCCGGGCGCCTGACCTCAACCGACCAATCCCAAGCTTTGCTCCCTGCCATCATAGTCCGGCTTGTGCGTGGCGAGTATATCGGCCGGCAGCGGGATCAACGTAGGGCCGGCGGTGTAGAGCAAAGCCGCCGCGATTGCGCGGCCGGGGAAGATCACCGCGAGCGCAGCCGCATAGGCGCCCATCTGCTCCAGATGATGCCGGGGCACGCGCTCGATCCGATCCGGCGGGCGCGTGCCGGTCTTGAAATCGACCAGTGTCACCGCGTCGGGTGTGACCAGCAGGCGATCGACGGTGCCGGCGATCACCCGCCCCTCGACCACCGCCGCGATCGGCGCTTCGGCCAGTGCGGCAGCCGAGAAGATCGCGGCAAAGCGCGGATCGTCGATCACCGCGCCGGCATCGGCGATCAAGGCCGCCCGCATCGCCGGATCGGCCACGCCGGCCGACTGTTCCAGCCAGCGATCGGCGGCCGCCTGACGACGATCCGCTGCAAGCCCCGGAAGTCGCTCGAACAATGCATGGAGCAGGCGTCCACGCTCCGCGGCGTCACGCATCGCCGGCCCGGGCGGCGGGCTGGCGACGGTATCGCTGCCGATCGCGGACGGTGCCAGCGGGCGCGGCGGACGGCTCTCTTCGGGCGCAGGGGCATGGAGCCAGTCCGGCAGCGGCGACTCCGGTGCCGGCGGACGCACCGCCCGTGCCACGCCACGCTCGCCTTCGGCCGCATAGATGCGGGCCTCGCCCCACAGCGGATCATCCGCCTGTTCGGCACCGAGACTGTCGAGCGAGGCCGCCAGCGCCGCATACCAGCTGCGTTCGGGGATCACGCCGCGCGCCGCCGGGCCGAGCGCGCCGCCGATCGCCAGCCACTCCTCGGCACGGGTGGCCGCCACATAGAGCAGCCGCCAATGCTCCTCCCTATCGCGTGCCTCGGCCTGTTCGATCATCTCGGCGAAGGGAGCGAAGCGCTCCTCCTTCTTCGGCCGGATCACCGGCACCGGATCGTCGCCCTCCTCGGCCGACCAGCCGATGTTGCCGCCGGGCGAGCGATCGGGATCGCCGGTCGCGTCCGCCAGCACCACCAGCGGCGCCTGCAAGCCCTTGGAGCCATGCGCGGTCATCACCCGCACCGCGTCGAGCGGCGCGGACGGGTCGCGCTTGATCTGCACCTCGCCGCGATCGAACCAGTCGAGGAACAGCTGGAGCGAGGGCGTGCCATTCTCCTCGAACAGCAGGGCGGCGTTCAACAATTCCTCGATCGGGTCGCGCGCTTCCTCGCCCAGCCGGCCGAGCAGCTTGCGCCGGCCATCGAGCGGGCCGGACAATATCTCCTCGAAGAAGCGATAGGGGGTGACGAGATCGGCGGCGGCGAGGATGCGGCCGAGTTCGCGCCGCGCCTCGCCCTCGGGCAGCGCCGGCCACAGGCCACCGTTGCGGCCATATGCCACGTCATAGAGCTGCTGCTGGGTCCAGCCGAACAGCGGCGAGACGAGCAGCGCGCCGAGATTGAGATCGTCGGCCGGTTGCAGCGCGAAGCGTGCGGCGGCGAGCAGATCCTTGACGACCAGCGGCGCATCCAGCCGCAGCCGATCGACTCCCGCCACCGGCACGCCATGCGCGTGCAGCCGCGCAACCAGCAGCGAGGCGAGATCACCCCGCTTGCGGACGAGGATCATCACATCCTCGGGACGCAGCGCCCGGCCGCGCGTGGACATCCACGGCGCGGCATCGATCCACGCCTTCACCTGCCGGGCGAGCCGATCGGCGAACAGGCGGGTGGCATCGTCGAGCCAGCCCTCCTCGCCGGTCGCGACCTCGTCGGCCTCGATCGCGGAGATTGGCGGCCACAGCATGATCCGCCCCGGCCCCTTGCGCGCCGCCTCGTGCGGCGGCACCGCGTCGAACAGCCCGAAGGCATCGGCGCCCAGATGCGCGATCAGCCGATCGACCACCGCCAGCACCGGCGGCGTCGACCGGAAGGAGCGATCGAGCGACAGCGCGTCGAAATGCCGCTCGCCCGCCTCCGCATAGGCCGCGAAGCGCCGCGCCGCCGCCTCGAAGAACACCGGGTTCGTGCCCTGGAATCCGAAGATCGCCTGCTTGAAGTCGCCGACCGTGAACAGGGTGCGCAGCCGTTCACCGGGCTCGGCTTCGGTGCGCCAGAACTCGCCGGCCAGCGCCTCGGCGATCGCCCATTGGCGCGCATTGGTGTCCTGCGCCTCGTCGATCAGGATATGATCGGTGCGCTGGTCGAGCTTGTAGCGCACCCACTCGCCCATGCCCTCGGTGTTGAGCAGCTTGACGGCGGTGCGGATCAGATCGTCGAAATCGACCGCGCCGGCCGCGCGCTTGGCCTCGGCATAGGCGCGGGCATAGGCCTGGCCCGCGCGCAGCCCCGCCGCCAAGATCGCCGCAAACGCCGCCTTGGTGCGCAGGTCCAGCAGCGCGCGGCAGGCATCCCCCAGCCGCATCGCCAGATCGGCATAGGCCGGATCGGCGGCGATCAGCTTGGGCGAATATTTGCGCGGCTCGCCCTTGGCGGTGTGGAAGACCGAGACCAGATGATCGAGCGTGGTCGCGCGCGCACCCGGCGCGGCGGCGCGCCAGGCCGCGATCTTGTCGGCATCGGCCAGCCCGGTCGCGGTGCCCCAGGCGGCGTTCGCGGCGGCGATTTGGGCCAGCCCGGCACCATCGAAGCGATCGTCCGCGCAGGCCTCCGCGATCGCCTCCTCGACATCGCCGTCAGGCACGCCCATCGCACGGCGCAGCTTGGCCTCGATGCCGGAGCCGAGCGCCGCCATCGCATCGGGGACGCGCGCGCACTGGCGCAGGAAGCTTTCGGCGCCCTGCTCGCCCAGCCGGCGGCTCAGCGCCTGCACGTCGCGGACCAGCGGCAGATCGCCGCCGCGCTCGGCCTCGACCAGCAATTGCGCGAGCGTGGCGTAACCAAGCGCCTGCTCCTCGCGCTCTTCCAGCGGCCGGAAGCCGGGGACGAGACCGGCCTCAGCGGGAAAGCCGGCGAGCAAGGTCTGGCAGAAGGCATGGATGGTCTGGATGCGCAGTCCCCCGCCGGTCGCCTCCAGCACGCGCGCGAACAGGGTGCGGGCGGCCGCCACGGCGTCATCGTCATGCGCCTCGCCGAGCGCGAACAATTCCTTGCGGAGCAGAACGTCCTTCATCCGCACCCAGCTGGCGAGGCGCGCATGGATGCGATCCGCCATCTCGGCCGCGCCCGCCTTGGTGAAGGTGAGGCAGAGGATCGCGGCGGGATCATTGCCGGCCAGCAGCAGCCGGATCACGCGCGCGGTCAAGACATGGGTCTTGCCGGTGCCCGCCGAGGCCGACAGCCAGACCAACCGGCCCGGATCGGAGGCGAGCGCCTGCGCGCCCTCCAGCGGCTTCAGCAGCGAGGGACGGCGGC
This genomic window from Sphingomonas abietis contains:
- the argJ gene encoding bifunctional glutamate N-acetyltransferase/amino-acid acetyltransferase ArgJ, whose translation is MSDAVSPLATPFPAMPAIAGVRTATVRAGYKAWDRTDLTLALFDEGTAVAGVTTQSRCPSPEVEWCRAALPLGRVRALVVNAGNSNAFTGHRGRAAVEAIAARVAASIGCQPSDVFVASTGVIGVPLPIPTAEAGVDAALVAPETGWEAVAAAISTTDTFPKGAIARAVIGDRTVNIVGVIKGSGMIAPDMATMLGFIFTDAAIDPLFLQQMLNAANGRSFSCITVDGDTSTSDTVLAFATGKAGNAPLASHDDAGADAFAAALADVCLQLAQLVVRDGEGASKFIEIEVAGAESDDSARTIALSIANSPLVKTAIAGEDANWGRVVMAVGKAGEPAERDRLAIRFGDTQVAAGGLAVEGYDEAPVAAHLKGQDVRIGVDLGLGEGHATVWTCDLTHGYISINADYRS
- the addA gene encoding double-strand break repair helicase AddA, with protein sequence MSRRPSLLKPLEGAQALASDPGRLVWLSASAGTGKTHVLTARVIRLLLAGNDPAAILCLTFTKAGAAEMADRIHARLASWVRMKDVLLRKELFALGEAHDDDAVAAARTLFARVLEATGGGLRIQTIHAFCQTLLAGFPAEAGLVPGFRPLEEREEQALGYATLAQLLVEAERGGDLPLVRDVQALSRRLGEQGAESFLRQCARVPDAMAALGSGIEAKLRRAMGVPDGDVEEAIAEACADDRFDGAGLAQIAAANAAWGTATGLADADKIAAWRAAAPGARATTLDHLVSVFHTAKGEPRKYSPKLIAADPAYADLAMRLGDACRALLDLRTKAAFAAILAAGLRAGQAYARAYAEAKRAAGAVDFDDLIRTAVKLLNTEGMGEWVRYKLDQRTDHILIDEAQDTNARQWAIAEALAGEFWRTEAEPGERLRTLFTVGDFKQAIFGFQGTNPVFFEAAARRFAAYAEAGERHFDALSLDRSFRSTPPVLAVVDRLIAHLGADAFGLFDAVPPHEAARKGPGRIMLWPPISAIEADEVATGEEGWLDDATRLFADRLARQVKAWIDAAPWMSTRGRALRPEDVMILVRKRGDLASLLVARLHAHGVPVAGVDRLRLDAPLVVKDLLAAARFALQPADDLNLGALLVSPLFGWTQQQLYDVAYGRNGGLWPALPEGEARRELGRILAAADLVTPYRFFEEILSGPLDGRRKLLGRLGEEARDPIEELLNAALLFEENGTPSLQLFLDWFDRGEVQIKRDPSAPLDAVRVMTAHGSKGLQAPLVVLADATGDPDRSPGGNIGWSAEEGDDPVPVIRPKKEERFAPFAEMIEQAEARDREEHWRLLYVAATRAEEWLAIGGALGPAARGVIPERSWYAALAASLDSLGAEQADDPLWGEARIYAAEGERGVARAVRPPAPESPLPDWLHAPAPEESRPPRPLAPSAIGSDTVASPPPGPAMRDAAERGRLLHALFERLPGLAADRRQAAADRWLEQSAGVADPAMRAALIADAGAVIDDPRFAAIFSAAALAEAPIAAVVEGRVIAGTVDRLLVTPDAVTLVDFKTGTRPPDRIERVPRHHLEQMGAYAAALAVIFPGRAIAAALLYTAGPTLIPLPADILATHKPDYDGREQSLGLVG
- a CDS encoding PilZ domain-containing protein gives rise to the protein MAVSAFELPQDKRDNKRSRLLLKALMECERGQIEVHLLNISHSGAKLDAETPPARGEAVTLIHGDLTVSGKVAWVEENRFGVAFDTSIDERFLVTRGQQHLHG
- a CDS encoding GFA family protein; this translates as MLTGGCACGTIRYRIAGPAYDTGWCHCRLCQKSSGAPAMVFTTCALNDFVVEQGGDALGTVRLVDYGERGFCTRCGTSLTVHVDYQKHEIDVACASLDDPEAVTPGFHIFHDQKIGWVKLADGLPTYDGFGVDGRGLMPGDRPQ
- the secA gene encoding preprotein translocase subunit SecA, with the protein product MFGGLAKSIFGSSNDRYVKSLRATVAKIAALEPAIAALDDAALANQTVLFRARMEQGETLDDLLPEAFATIREAAKRVLGQRHYDVQMIGGMVLHRGEIAEMRTGEGKTLVATLATYLNALTGKGVHVITVNDYLASRDAGWMGQVYRFMGLTTGVIVPNVPDHERRAAYHADITYGTNNEFGFDYLRDNMKYDRSQMVQRPFNFAIVDEVDSILIDEARTPLIISGPTDDKSELYMSVDAVVKNLTPDDYELDEKARSVILTEDGTEKIERMLETAGLLEGDNLYDYENTQVVHHLNQALKANAVFKRDIDYIVKDDKVIIIDEFTGRMMDGRRWSDGLHQAVEAKEGVKIEPENQTLASITFQNYFRMYPKLGGMTGTASTEASEFFEIYKMNVVTIPTNVPVQRQDDDDEFYKSIHDKFGAIAKAIRQKQETGGQPILVGTVSIEKSELLSEFLQKEQVAHKVLNARHHESEAHIVAQAGRIGAVTIATNMAGRGTDIQLGGNLEFRMLDEHPDLVEGTPEYEARAAAIRIEIEAEKASVLAHGGLFVLGTERHESRRIDNQLRGRSGRQGDPGLSRFYLSLDDDLLRIFGPQTLFARMMNKNLEDGEAIISPWITKAIETAQKKVEARNYDVRKQVVEYDDVMNDQRKIIYEQRSDIMDAATVDDVTDEMRGETVSALVGDACPIGSYPEQWDGEGLHARVLEIFAVDLPILEWVAEEGIEPEILAERIKAQADAQIEAKIAEITVDSWRGIEKSVLLQSLDEHWKDHLSRLDALRQVIHLRAYAQKTPINEYKQEAFAMFERMLETIREDVTRILAQVHFQAPPELPELPEFLTTHLDPFTATDDTADRDGYDHGFVTTRIAPMQIPQPEMPESNLGTDPSTWDDQISRNAPCPCGSGNKYKHCHGAL
- a CDS encoding inositol monophosphatase family protein codes for the protein MSPYHAAVDGLMRKIGRDVVMARFRNLGAADIEEKAKDDYVTVADKESEARLTEGLMAILPGSHVVGEEAVAADPAVVERITEGRAWIVDPIDGTGNYAAGRTPFAIMVALAEDGVVQAGWILDPSTGRMCHAARGQGTFIDNHRFMARASGAPLPIAALATRYLPAEVRTDVERRADGHLTIADAPHCAGEQYPRVMMGQNDVALFWRAMPWDHAPGALILEEAGGRVARLDGTPYRLGDDRSGILIAASPRLWDETASLLFG
- a CDS encoding hydrolase, yielding MPAFDPKTTALILIDLQKGIVAMDLAPRTGAEIVTTSHALAARFREAGAPVILVHVDFQPGEAPSQAVDAPMGGGERPADWAELVEGVRHDGDVIVLKHHWGAFTGTDLDLQLRRRGVKTVLIGGIATNFGVESTARSAWEHSYDVVIVEDACTSAKAELHDFAVKAIFPRISRVVTTDAIHFG
- a CDS encoding energy transducer TonB, encoding MSMLLLLLMLGTVSGTGIGAPIDLSLHGNAASKAKFARPLGYPGDWITSEDYPADAIRLKVEGATGFRLDIDADGAVARCTVTATSGSDELDQTACELLVRRARFSPAMDASGHPIAATYSSSVRWQIPQPAPIPIAPVDIQVSFDVDPQGVVSNCTTTMTAQGSSAMTAGIAALCTMFAGTKVALPPEMDSLSGRRHVTTRTIVTIGDAKTASSPPRPN
- the trxA gene encoding thioredoxin TrxA, with the translated sequence MATKTITDASFQADVLSADGPVLVDFWAEWCGPCKMIGPALEELSDELGEKVTIAKLNIDENPDAPGKYGVRGIPTMILFKGGAPAATQVGAAPKSRLKAFIEESL